AAACACCATCAAAGATGTAATCTTGAAGACATCAAATGCCAATATCTGAAAATGACACTACCCTAAAGCAGTTCAGGGACACgaaatttttgaaaaaaaaaccgagtcaaaagaaaaagtgcACCGACCGGGGTTCGAACCCGGGCTGCCGCTTGAACACAGGTTCCCTCGTGAAGAGAAAAGTAGCCTATTTGGGAAAGCGGTGTCGTGACCACTTGACTATCGGTGCGTCATTCTGCCACCAGGCTATCTGAGCTCAGTTCTGCTATGAAGGAGCTGAATCTAAACCACAACTAAACTTGTCCTGGGCCTCATTTATGGAAAAAGTCAACGCAAGCCAAAAATTAAGCTGCAAATCCGGGCTTAACTACATGTTTCTACTTATGGGGGACTGTGGGTAGAAGAAAAATGTTGGATTTAGATACAAATCGCCAAAGCGATGTGTTTGAAGGTGTGAGCAATGAGCAGCAAATCATGCAGATAGAACTATTACAgcactggatattgaactgcatttgctacctatgcagcagcagcttgaccggctagtccagttggctgctattcgtatacgtacaggcccggcatacgcagtgccgaaaacaatgctagtggagagaggacacatgcaaaagcaaaggggggggtatacaccgatggaggcccaaacctggaagaagggtggctgcctcactacacccttggggccattggcgagtacttgggagagcaggaaggcatacatccaggcaccatggaccaagccaccaagggtatacattgaggagagagagcgagcaataaacacacacaagcgaaccaccgaacaactctatgcaccagcaaggctctataccgatgggagcgggtatcaaggcggcattggggccgcagtgtacccggcatacccatacaggcggaatgaagccaggctgtgtaatatggggaccgacgacgacgccactgtgtacgctgccgagctacgtgctatcgagatggcattggaagtcatcaaagaaaggttcaatgatgacaacgaatggcgggactgtctggctaagagtggagtggtcatctttacagataaccaggcgacgctcagagccatccaaaacccacgaatgccatctggccaggtatatcttgaaggatgtctccggctgttggaatggtgcaatgataaaatccaggtggaactacgctgggtccccgcacatgaaggcattccggggaatgaggctgcagacatgtatgcaaaagaagcagctaccaccaccgagaccaacattcatgataccaatgccaatgccaacaccaatgccaacaccaatgacaacaccaatgtcaacaccaatgtcaaccacaaccgatctatccggcttgccgccgcagcgagcaagagtgtgaagcgagaatcgacgatcgcgtgggagaaggcatggacaaagggaggatcaaagaggacagcgaggaggacgaggaggatgatcgaggtgccaagcaagtcaaatttgacttattggaagggcctgcggaaagcgacaacatcagttttgatccaactccgcacaggtatcatcggacttgctgaatatctgtccaaaatcaagcgaagcgactcaccgcgctgtcaatgtgacctgggaaaccagagtgtgaagcatgtcttgctggagtgcccgcttctgaaggaactgcggtcggagatggtggaggaattgtttatggagggggtgtcgacaacgcttggagaacaagcaatgttgacagaagtgaaggcagcgccgatcgtggcgaagttcatgatcgcatcgggactcttgggacagtttcagtcagtggactcggtcgccatgggtaaggagcagggggaggaggattcaaaaccgaaaccaacccaagacactgcgaatgttggagaaacagggaacacatcacagtggccgggcgccaggtccgccgaggtcacctcacaccaacgcacatggagaacaacgcacgctgccgatgaagacgaagaagcatggcgccatgacccgaacctattcgtgttcgacctgccggagtgatgcagcaagtagacctggcagtcctggggatacagggactcggtgactcggggagctggatgaagaagtggaggtagagaagtgaagaagtggaaggtgcattgcagagaaagaaggggacactctgcgcccgcggggactacgggaaaccatctacaccgggcagatggattgactttctttacatttcttttgtcttgtttgcattacgccggccggtttgtggccttacttttcaggtggcaggacctcgagaaatcgagtcctgctcacagggtggatctgcatactgggaatgcaccaccatttatcgtcgggagcgggctctgggacgcaacccccgcatagcagcatgtatgtaaagcgagctaaatcgggtcaatgaattcatcatcatcatcatagaaCTATTACAGTACACCATTGTCATCTGTCTTTCATTACCTAGTCGTGCTGCATAAAGGGTGATCTAATATCCTGTAGACTGACTGCTTCAACTAGTTTTATCTCCTCTTCCATCAGCTGCCAGCCAAGTGCCTGCATATCCTGCTCTGCTTGACCGGCACGCGCACACCAACCAGTGGCAAAACTCCTTTATTGATAGAATAATTCAGTGTGACAGCAGGAACAGGCATACATCGCTATCTTGGACTTGGGCCCGCTAGCCTGCATGATTGTTATATAGGTCATATCTGGTGTTGATAGCTTTTTGGTCTACACCACGAAAGAGTCGCGAGGCTTATCCCAGAACATGGTTCCACAGATCCGCTCGCTGTCACCGTCGCCGTAGGACTACGCTGTGTCTACGATGGTCAACCCAACAGACTTGAGCTTCGCCCATGCTGCATGGATGTGCGGCAGATCTCGTGTCGGGTTGCAGTTAAAGGTTGCTTAGTCGCCCCGCGGCCATGCGCCGATGCTCAGGTACGGAACGAGTACGTCCTTGCCATCCACACCACGTAAGGTGAATCGGCTGTTCGAGTCAAGCGTTAGTTCAGGTGGGAGCATGTTGACCGTGTCACTGAGATTGGGGTCCACCGGCTTGGGAAGCGGAGAGTGCATGCCCTGTCTCCCTGACAAGCCGGCTGCCAGGCCGGCTTGCATCATGTACTGGGTGCCTGGAGTGGCCATGTGCGGACAAGTACATTCGAACCAACATGTACATAGAATTGTGGATATGAAATAGAATCTGTGCTACCAAGTTGCTCGCAGCATCCTAGATTGAACCTCGTTTGATAAACTGTTTGGGACGGAGTGGCAGTCTGCGTCATCATGACATTCAGGCAAAATGTACCTGATGGAATCTCGCTGGAATAATAATTATAGTGACATTGCCATTAGTCAGGGGGAAACGTATTTGAAGTGAGTTCATGAGCACGTGGGTGAAATAGACACCCATAGCAAACTAATTCTTTTCACGTCTGGCATTTGCTTCTTTGAATATCAAAAATATTCCAAGCATAGATCCTATTATACGCGGAAACCCTAAAGCGCAGAAAACGCAACGTACAAGAAAAAACAAAGATTTGGGACCAATCATTCCTGGTAATAGAATAGGTGTTGTGCTTCAGGTTGTGAAGACATGTAGGATGCGGGTGGGGAATAATGATGAGACGGGCTCAATGTAATAAAAAAATCATATCCAACAGGTTTCACTGTTAACGCCAATTCGCTATGCTGAAGTATTGTGTCGCGTCGATGCATCTTGTGCTTCGCAACGGAGTTTGAAAAGATAATCATCAACCTCGCGAAAAACGCTTGGGGACAAAGTCGTCGTTTTAATTTCACTCAAGAGGTTCTTCAAGGACTGGGCAATGTCCTTTTCGTTGATGTTCAACTTGGGTTCGGGGAATGTCTCTTGGGTTTGGGTACCCATGGTGGCAACACTTGTAGTTTGCTCGACCATCCCACCAGGTTGCTGTACTGAATCCGTGTCGATGTCAGGTTTTACAGCAGGCTCGGTGGCCTGCTCCATTTCGGTGCCTTGCGTAGCAGTTGCCTCTTCGACAGAAACAAGAGAGGCGTTCTGCTCAGCTTGGTCTTCTGTAGTGAGGCTTTCGGGGACCATGCCTAGACCAACTTGGGGTGGCAAGTGGTCAGTATCGCCATGTTCCTCCGATGGAATGCCAGAAGGTTGATGTTGAGACACCTCAGATGCATGTTGCTGAGACCGTGTTTTGCAGGAGCGGGTATCTCGAGGGACGCTTTGAGGAGTGCTATCTAAGGCGGTAGAAACAGACTGCTCCTTAAGACGAATGGATTTACGAGACCTTTTGGATGGCCGCGGAGTCTCCGCATCTTGAGTTGACTCCCGTGCAACGGAGTCTTGAGTTCGAGGGATTGAGTCCGCAAGGGCACTATCGTAATCTTTTCGTTGTGAACTGCGTGTGGATCGGCGAGTCGCAGTTGGCGATAGTGATTTAGACAGAGAGACCGGCCGAGATGTGGCATCCTGCGAGTGTGAATATTCGGGCTGCATTGACTCGGCGTTAACCGCGTCTTTAACCGTGGACAGCCGCATCGACCGGCGCCTGTCGGTTCTCACAGATAATGGAGATTCCTCTTGATCCCGCTTTCGCTTTTTCATGGATGGTTCATCGGGATGTTTTGCATGCTTCAGATGATCCCTATCGTCCAGATCAACTGCTAGTTCCAAGTCCTGTCCAAGCTGGGATGCGATTTGTGTCTCTGTCTCCTCACTCGAGTCCATAACACTGTCTGGAAGGACACTGGAAGGCATGTATGAGGCTTGCTGAGATTGATTATCGGCAGGTGTAGACTGAGCTTGCTTCCGTTTCTTCTTAGAGCTCGAGCTTGATTTTATCCTGCGACTGGGTTGTTGCACAGGTGTCTTATCAGAGTCAAGCAATGGGACAATTGACGGTTCTGCTGTGTCCGAATCTTTACCTAGCCCAGATCGAAGTCGCCGGCTGGGAGTTATTCCATTCGCTCGAGGTGTTTTATCAGAGTTTTCGTTGCTATAGTCATGGGCATCGCCAATAGGCTTGTCCATGTCCTCCGTCGCGAGATGGGAAGTAGCCGGGCTGTTGACTGTCGATTGTTTGCCAGAGGCACTAACAAGAGCCTTTCTTGCTTTTGCAGCCCTTCGCCGTGCGCTTTTTGAGCGGCTTTTCTGAGGGCTCGGACTCCGAGATTGCATCTCAGGAGGAGATGATGGAGGGTCTATACTTACATCCGAAGCCAGGTGGCTCGATATGAGTGCACCAGAGTTCATAGCAGGGGTAGGGTCTCTGGTCCCAGGGGTGGGAGACGAGCCGATGAATCCTTCTTCATTCTCGGTAGGGGCGAGGGTGGGCGTTAGAGGAAGTTCAGTCAGTGATTCTCCATGTATTTTGCGCAGATGGGGAGGGGTATCAAAGCCCAATTTCCGTGAAGCACTAGCCGGCGACGAGGATTGAATGGATTCAATCATCGAAAATATTTCACGATGACTTTTCCGCTTGTGAGATACTGAAATTTCATCAACAATACGCGCATCCATGGGGTTCTGTAGGTTACTCGGCAACTGAGGTTCATGGAACTGTTCAGTTGCCTTCAGGACCACGGACGAGTCTTCGGTTCGTATGACGGGGGAAGAAAGCTGTGTGTCCTGAGACGGCTGATGCAATGACCGATTCACTTTGTCTTGGGGAGATAGCGGAGATAACATTTCAGTATCCTGATCACCGTCTTGCGGAGGTAAGGCTGCGGTTTGGGCTCTGGACTCCGCACTTTGCACAGCTTGCAAAATTGCGGCTGGGGGGACAAAAGATTGTAAACCAAAGGTCGAACCCCAAAGTTCAACATATCTCTTGGCCGTTGAGACGTGTGAAGACTCTAAACCAGCGCAAAGAATAGGCGCAAAATTTTTCAAAGAAGGCAGATCATGGGAAACTGATGTTTGCAGAACATTGATAGTAGCTGACGAGAGCGCACGGCAAGCTGTCAAGGTTCTACTGTCAACGCCGTGGTCAACATGAATTTTGTGAGACTCGTCCTTCAGCCAAAGACCGAGTGATGACTGGAGACATTGAAGAATTTGGCATTGGAACTGCGGAACACCGGTCCCAAGAAAAGACGTCAATGCCTCTATGAAGTCCGGAAGACCGTGGGATTGTGATGAGTTGAAATTGTCGTATGCACCATGTAATGTCTGGGCAATTGACGCGAGGAGTTTATGAGGATAGATGGCATGTCCAGCTGCCTGGATGCCGCTGCGATCGATTCCTAGCCCGGTTCCTTGCATGAAAGGAATAGATAAGGAATGGCCAAGCAGTGAAGTTGAAGGTAAATAGGTATCTCCAGCGGAAAGATGCATAAGGCGTTCGGCCATAGGATCTACAATCATGGTGGTAACCGCTTGATTCCCTTTCTCTGTTCGAACCACGCGAACAAAGGTCTCTAGCAAATGAGACCACGCTTGAAATGCTGACGGGAAAAAAAGTCCGAATGAGAGAATCTTGATGACATTTTCGTAGTCACGAGATACAGAGCCGTCGCGCTCACGAGCAGATTCCATAGGGAACGACTGCAAAGCATCTGCGGCCGCTTGGGCAGTGGCATTCCAAATTACCTCTGACAGCTGAACTGCACGTGATATAGCACTGGTCTTCGTGGTACTCAGTTCTGCACATTGCTGGAGGAGTTCGATGCGAGATCCTCGGGAGAACCTGCCATTGCATGCTGCTTCAATATTACCTAAGACGAGGTGTGTGTAAAATTGGCTCGGCGCTATTGTCCCTGCAGTGCTGCTTATAATTCGAAGGAGATGAAGAATAGCACTTTCTTGGGTCGTATTTGGAGGTAAATGTGTGGAAACGTTGTCGGTTTCATTTGCATTTCgcaggagaagcttttcaGTAAACGGAATGCCCCCAATAGAAACAATCATAGTTGTAGACAAGAATCTGAATCTTTCGAAGAAAATGTCTGTGGTTTCGGCGTTCAATGAGGGCGGCCCTGCAGTCCAAAGGCGTTGCAGTAGACTCCAAACGCTAGCAACAGCTTGCGTCGATTCCCCTGAAGGAGTAATCTCTTTACTGGATGCAAGCGATAGAGCATTGGACAAACTGTTCCAGGCCAGTGCCACGTGAGATTGGCTAACTGCATCATCGATCCAAACTGAGGCTTTGAGTATATGCTCAAAAACTTTCAGAATTGAGGCAATTCTTGATCGAACCCATCTGCTGTCAGCTGCAGGAAGTTCTTCTGCTTCCATTTTGGTGGCGTCATGAATTCGATTCTCTATCCATATCTTGACCTGCGTGCTCCACAACAGGTTTGCCAATATGCGCGAAAGACAGTTGCTGAGAACTGGGACCGTTGAAAATATGCCGGAAGACGGAATGGCCACGTATTCCTCCCATATAATATCCAGGTACTGATAAGACGCCGAAGGGCGGAAAGTGTAGTATAGCAGATTGTAGTAGCTGGTCAGAGCAAGTTGAGTGGGCGGTGACCCTGATTTGTCGGTCCTCTTGCGATCGAATTGAGAGAGTACCGGTTTGCCCAGCATGGTTAGAATATATCGGCTCGTCGATTCGTTGGGGCTGACAGCGAAGACAAATCGATTCCATCCAAGGATAGCCTGCGATTTGATGACTGGTTCGCTGCAATTGAAGCACTTTTGGACAACAAGAACCCATTCCTTAAAATGATCCCAATCCTCCAGTTTGCATCTTTTGCCCcggagaagaaggatgaTGATGCTCCAAATCTGAGGCACATGCTCCCCGCTATCCACCGTCGCCATCATTCGAGTCATGCGCTCACGAACTTCTGATACAAGCTTTCGATCGTGCTCTAATGGCCGGTCGAAGAGATCCCGGATGTTTTTCGATAGTGCAGGATTGGGACCGGCTTCTATGGCCACCTGGAAGCCAAGTGCAATCGCTTTTGACCTGGTATCCTTCATATGATGAAGCAGGCCGAATATCAAGTGTTCGATCCACAGACTTGACTGGGAGATGAAAGCAGTCTTGGCTTGGCCCAGCAGCCGCTGGTAGATGTTCAACCGATGGGAAACAATTGCGTTGCCACTGATGCTCTTGGCTACCTCTTGTAGTACCGTCAAAAGACGGGCCACACGAGCGCCGGTCATGATCTTGGGGCCAAAATTTTGTGTGGACAATATAGTCATATAGTGCGTCAAAACAGACTTTGGGGCCTTGGCCTCATAGAGACAAGTGATGGAGTGGTCGACCAGAAAGATTTTGAATTCCTCCGAAATCTGTGTCGAAATCTCCGGATGCCAAACAAATGCAGCTGACAATTTCAGAGCCTGATTGGCAAGGTTTGTGTCGAGAGGGGAGCCGTTCGCAAGATCCCGATTCACATCTCGCTGGATAAATTCGGTGATGAGACTTAGTTTTTCGGCAATCTTTTGGCCTGCTGGAATCCCATAGTACGTGCGAAGCGCGCCAAAAAATTGCATGTAGGCATCGAGTCGGGAGCTCATCGACTCGCCTGCCAGTTGTTGAATGACCGATTCGAGCAGCATGGCGAGCGATTCTGTGGTAAAAGTATCGACATTGGGTGACCAAACGGGAATCGGTGACTGGGTTGCTTTTAGAATCGACTTCGTAGGCTTGGAGTTTGGGGACGGAGGGATAGTCTTGAAGTCGGGGGCTGATCTCATGGCACTAGCAAAGGTTGGCGGTTTGATGTACTTGGGCCATGGCGAGAAGTTTACTTTCTTCGAACTGCGGCTGGACGTACCAGCTTCGCCCGGCCCCAGCGTAGAAAATGGTGACTCCTTGGGTGTTTGAACGGCTAGTGGTGACTCGGTGTTTTCAATCACAATGCGTGAAGCTGTCCTTGGGGGTGTAGGCGGACGAGCAGAAAGGATCTCCACCATGATTTGGATCAGACAAGAAGTgtggaaaaggaaaagacgCAACAGTCAAGGATCATTGCTGATTTAAATGCTGTTTAGGCCCTGTCCATGATCTGTTTTTTGGCTGAAGCTGAAGGATCAAGATGCCACATCAAGCCGAGAAAACTAAGTTCAAGTTCCGACGCGCCGCGATGCGCGTAAAGTGTCACCGCCTGAGGCGACGAGGCATCAATACGCGGACTTTTCATGCGATTGAGCATAGCTTCAATACTTATTAGGGGGTTGTTTAAGTGTGTGGATATGTAGTCAGTTAACAATCGACAATCGACAATAATCAGCATTCAGCATTGAGCATTGAGCATCCAACATTTTAATCTATTCATGTCGTATTCTTCAGGCAAACTGTGGAGGTTCACAAAAGTTCACACTAGACAAAACATTAAGACGAGGTTGGGCAAGACAGGGCTTCTCTTATAGAGTGTCTTCTAGCATTTTGTTTTATGGATTTCTAGAGAAGATATTCTTAAGAGAAGCTTAAGTGGGGGGTCGCCAAATTATGACGATTTGCGAAGTTCCCCGCGTCGCTCCCTCTCCTTTCTTTCAACTTCTCTCGTCAATAGTTACCTGCTCAAGCTACTGGTCTGTTCTTAATCTCATACTGTACGCCAGATTCTACCTTTGTACAAGGTATCGGTGAAAGTGACACCAGCACTACATCGACCCCCTCCCTGCACCACTCAGAACACTCGAGTTAGTCCGAGCTCAGATCAGTATGGCGTTTCTTCAGATGCAAGGAACAGGTACGTTGTGGACATGGACAAGTTTCACCTCGGCAATCATGTGGGCTTACTTGATATTGCATACACAGCGAAGCTACAAAAAGTGACACAGCTTCTAAAGTCTCTTGAGAAAGATCTACAAGAGAACAACCTCTCAACAGCAGGTAAGACGAATGCAACTGCTATCATACTATGGAAATCCCTAATACCGATCTCTTCCACTACTAGACCGAATTGAAACCCTTCTCCAGCTTCGACAATATGGCACAAACCCTACCGACGCAGAACCGATCTATTCACAGAATGTATGAGCACCAC
The nucleotide sequence above comes from Penicillium digitatum chromosome 1, complete sequence. Encoded proteins:
- a CDS encoding Aldo/keto reductase subgroup; this translates as MATPGTQYMMQAGLAAGLSGRQGMHSPLPKPVDPNLSDTVNMLPPELTLDSNSRFTLRGVDGKDVLVPYLSIGAWPRGD
- a CDS encoding Aldehyde dehydrogenase (AldH12), putative; the encoded protein is MLTEVKAAPIVAKFMIASGLLGQFQSVDSVAMGKEQGEEDSKPKPTQDTANVGETGNTSQWPGARSAEVTSHQRTWRTTHAADEDEEAWRHDPNLFVFDLPE
- a CDS encoding Telomere length regulator protein (Rif1), putative; translated protein: MVEILSARPPTPPRTASRIVIENTESPLAVQTPKESPFSTLGPGEAGTSSRSSKKVNFSPWPKYIKPPTFASAMRSAPDFKTIPPSPNSKPTKSILKATQSPIPVWSPNVDTFTTESLAMLLESVIQQLAGESMSSRLDAYMQFFGALRTYYGIPAGQKIAEKLSLITEFIQRDVNRDLANGSPLDTNLANQALKLSAAFVWHPEISTQISEEFKIFLVDHSITCLYEAKAPKSVLTHYMTILSTQNFGPKIMTGARVARLLTVLQEVAKSISGNAIVSHRLNIYQRLLGQAKTAFISQSSLWIEHLIFGLLHHMKDTRSKAIALGFQVAIEAGPNPALSKNIRDLFDRPLEHDRKLVSEVRERMTRMMATVDSGEHVPQIWSIIILLLRGKRCKLEDWDHFKEWVLVVQKCFNCSEPVIKSQAILGWNRFVFAVSPNESTSRYILTMLGKPVLSQFDRKRTDKSGSPPTQLALTSYYNLLYYTFRPSASYQYLDIIWEEYVAIPSSGIFSTVPVLSNCLSRILANLLWSTQVKIWIENRIHDATKMEAEELPAADSRWVRSRIASILKVFEHILKASVWIDDAVSQSHVALAWNSLSNALSLASSKEITPSGESTQAVASVWSLLQRLWTAGPPSLNAETTDIFFERFRFLSTTMIVSIGGIPFTEKLLLRNANETDNVSTHLPPNTTQESAILHLLRIISSTAGTIAPSQFYTHLVLGNIEAACNGRFSRGSRIELLQQCAELSTTKTSAISRAVQLSEVIWNATAQAAADALQSFPMESARERDGSVSRDYENVIKILSFGLFFPSAFQAWSHLLETFVRVVRTEKGNQAVTTMIVDPMAERLMHLSAGDTYLPSTSLLGHSLSIPFMQGTGLGIDRSGIQAAGHAIYPHKLLASIAQTLHGAYDNFNSSQSHGLPDFIEALTSFLGTGVPQFQCQILQCLQSSLGLWLKDESHKIHVDHGVDSRTLTACRALSSATINVLQTSVSHDLPSLKNFAPILCAGLESSHVSTAKRYVELWGSTFGLQSFVPPAAILQAVQSAESRAQTAALPPQDGDQDTEMLSPLSPQDKVNRSLHQPSQDTQLSSPVIRTEDSSVVLKATEQFHEPQLPSNLQNPMDARIVDEISVSHKRKSHREIFSMIESIQSSSPASASRKLGFDTPPHLRKIHGESLTELPLTPTLAPTENEEGFIGSSPTPGTRDPTPAMNSGALISSHLASDVSIDPPSSPPEMQSRSPSPQKSRSKSARRRAAKARKALVSASGKQSTVNSPATSHLATEDMDKPIGDAHDYSNENSDKTPRANGITPSRRLRSGLGKDSDTAEPSIVPLLDSDKTPVQQPSRRIKSSSSSKKKRKQAQSTPADNQSQQASYMPSSVLPDSVMDSSEETETQIASQLGQDLELAVDLDDRDHLKHAKHPDEPSMKKRKRDQEESPLSVRTDRRRSMRLSTVKDAVNAESMQPEYSHSQDATSRPVSLSKSLSPTATRRSTRSSQRKDYDSALADSIPRTQDSVARESTQDAETPRPSKRSRKSIRLKEQSVSTALDSTPQSVPRDTRSCKTRSQQHASEVSQHQPSGIPSEEHGDTDHLPPQVGLGMVPESLTTEDQAEQNASLVSVEEATATQGTEMEQATEPAVKPDIDTDSVQQPGGMVEQTTSVATMGTQTQETFPEPKLNINEKDIAQSLKNLLSEIKTTTLSPSVFREVDDYLFKLRCEAQDASTRHNTSA